A single genomic interval of Labrus mixtus chromosome 6, fLabMix1.1, whole genome shotgun sequence harbors:
- the gdf10a gene encoding growth/differentiation factor 10: protein MAALSFISSHLFLLMFSCFLGAASVGTMKGGTGSAQDSGTLHSSSPDPFLDDLDEDMVSQHMFRLYEKCNRENRLKEGNTVRSFRASQDSSDHRTVYRLNLTTIQDSEVILSATFHFLLNRRPHHKPWFCKRFKSPSCRSSAVHPPPSISLLLRSVSSGSEIRAGSMGSFLGNMTFHPHRRGAWQMKDVTQVIKEARDKGHLLLSVEVDFGQQYHMKPEEALSAGGLPYLLLYADDQALAEPNSVAGSLQRYDPFNEEGEPTHSSQLQQKPDSPPELKGRVRREAPLLSDTIQNNELPEVDFRPEGYRKDDLWESTWYLALKPKHKLGKKRKSQEVGQGKGKGAQDQKEEVHKAVERTSQELNLEASNVKKLTDSHTQTVSNGQKHERRNEGKNSKRHKGSASSQSPVLSFDEQTMRKARRRQWGDNQQRGCSRRNLRVDFADIGWSEWVIAPKAFDAYYCSGTCGFPMPKVAKPSNHATIQSIVRAVGIIPGVPEPCCVPEKMSPLAVLYQDESRNPVLKIYPNMSVQSCSCR, encoded by the exons ATGGCAGCTCTAAGTTTCATTTCCTCGCACTTGTTCCTGTTGATGTTCAGTTGTTTCCTGGGTGCTGCGTCAGTCGGGACCATGAAAGGGGGCACAGGGAGCGCACAGGACAGTGGCACCCTCCACTCCTCATCGCCGGACCCGTTTTTGGATGACCTGGATGAGGACATGGTCTCCCAGCACATGTTCAGACTGTATGAGAAGTGCAACAGGGAAAACCGTCTCAAAGAGGGAAACACTGTCAGGAGTTTCAGAGCCAGCCAAG ACTCCTCTGACCACCGGACGGTGTACAGACTCAACCTCACAACAATCCAGGACTCGGAGGTCATCCTCTCTGCCACATTCCACTTCCTGCTCAATCGTCGTCCCCATCACAAACCCTGGTTCTGTAAACGCTTCAAAAGCCCATCCTGTCGATCCTCAGCAGTGCACCCGCCTCCGTCCATCAGCCTGCTCCTTCGTTCTGTCTCCTCAGGGTCAGAGATCAGAGCTGGGTCAATGGGGTCATTCCTAGGCAACATGACCTTCCACCCCCACAGGAGAGGGGCGTGGCAGATGAAAGACGTGACCCAGGTCATAAAGGAGGCACGGGACAAGGGTCATCTCCTGTTGTCAGTGGAGGTGGACTTTGGGCAGCAGTACCACATGAAACCAGAGGAGGCGCTGTCTGCTGGTGGCCTGCCTTACCTGCTGCTGTATGCTGATGACCAAGCCTTGGCTGAACCCAACAGTGTGGCAGGGAGCCTTCAGAGATACGACCCGTTTAACGAGGAAGGGGAGCCCACACATTCTTCGCAGCTCCAGCAGAAACCAGACTCGCCGCCCGAGTTGAAAGGACGCGTGAGAAGGGAAGCACCTCTGCTCTCTGACACCATTCAGAACAATGAGCTGCCAGAGGTTGACTTCAGGCCTGAGGGATACAGGAAGGATGACCTTTGGGAGAGCACTTGGTACCTGGCACTCAAACCCAAGCATAAAttaggaaagaaaagaaagagccaAGAGGTAGGACAGGGGAAAGGTAAAGGAGCACAGGACCAAAAAGAAGAGGTTCACAAAGCAGTAGAAAGAACATCACAGGAGCTGAATCTAGAGGCCTCAAATGTGAAAAAACTCACCGACAGTCATACCCAGACTGTCAGCAACGGACAAAAGCATGAGCGgagaaatgaaggaaaaaacagcaaaaggcACAAGGGGAGCGCTAGCTCTCAGTCTCCAGTTCTGAGCTTTGATGAACAAACGATGCGAAAGGCGAGGAGGAGGCAGTGGGGCGACAACCAGCAGAGAGGTTGCTCCAGGAGGAACCTCAGGGTGGATTTTGCAGACATTGGATGGAGCGAGTGGGTGATAGCACCCAAGGCTTTCGATGCCTACTACTGCTCTGGAACGTGTGGGTTCCCAATGCCTAAG gtgGCAAAGCCGTCCAACCACGCCACCATCCAGAGCATAGTCCGGGCCGTAGGGATTATCCCCGGTGTTCCCGAGCCCTGCTGTGTCCCAGAAAAGATGAGTCCTCTTGCTGTCCTCTACCAGGATGAATCCAGGAACCCGGTGCTCAAGATTTACCCCAACATGTCCGTCCAGTCCTGCTCCTGCCGATAG